In Candidatus Contubernalis alkalaceticus, the following proteins share a genomic window:
- a CDS encoding ABC transporter permease, protein MDWHTIFWRQWQIFKSRFWKILGSTLVSPLLYMVAFGWGLGRSISVEGGSYMQFVVPGIIALTSMSVSFNSVAVPLNISRLYYKTYEEFVIAPISPVSVVLGEVAAGCGRGIFASIIVLGLSFLFGAQLIMPPLFWLVMLLNSFLFASLGVLAGMIINSHEDMGSFTSFVIVPMSFLSNTFFSIDDLPSGVNVLINFLPLTHASKALRAVVLENPFPWASLWIMLGFAVIFFWAAVKVTLRVE, encoded by the coding sequence ATGGATTGGCATACTATTTTTTGGAGACAATGGCAGATATTTAAGAGCAGGTTTTGGAAAATATTAGGCTCTACTTTAGTCAGCCCTCTGCTATATATGGTAGCTTTTGGGTGGGGGCTGGGACGAAGCATCAGTGTTGAAGGAGGAAGCTACATGCAGTTTGTAGTCCCAGGGATTATTGCTTTAACCTCCATGAGCGTAAGCTTTAACAGTGTGGCCGTCCCCTTAAATATCAGCCGTCTATATTATAAGACCTATGAAGAATTTGTCATAGCCCCCATCAGCCCTGTTTCCGTTGTTTTAGGAGAAGTAGCTGCAGGATGCGGCCGGGGGATATTCGCCTCCATCATTGTATTGGGGCTTTCATTTTTATTCGGAGCTCAGTTAATCATGCCTCCGTTGTTCTGGCTGGTAATGCTGTTAAACAGCTTTTTATTTGCTTCCCTGGGGGTTTTGGCTGGGATGATTATTAATTCCCACGAAGATATGGGATCTTTTACTTCTTTTGTTATTGTTCCCATGTCTTTTTTGAGTAACACCTTCTTTTCCATCGATGATTTACCTTCGGGAGTCAATGTGCTTATTAATTTCCTGCCTTTAACCCATGCCAGCAAGGCGCTTAGGGCAGTAGTTTTGGAAAACCCGTTTCCCTGGGCATCCCTATGGATTATGCTGGGGTTTGCGGTAATTTTCTTTTGGGCAGCCGTTAAAGTTACTCTGCGGGTGGAGTGA
- a CDS encoding radical SAM protein, translating into MPEIINNLSYVVLWLTSDCNLRCKYCYARAGEKQTYMSFDTAKKVLGSIPNPFKVQLSGGEPLLNFELVRQISSYRDRW; encoded by the coding sequence GTGCCAGAAATCATTAACAATTTATCTTACGTAGTTCTCTGGCTGACCAGTGACTGTAATCTAAGGTGTAAATACTGTTATGCTCGGGCAGGGGAAAAACAAACCTATATGTCCTTTGATACAGCAAAAAAGGTATTGGGCAGTATTCCTAACCCTTTTAAAGTGCAGCTTTCGGGGGGAGAGCCCCTCTTAAATTTTGAACTGGTCCGGCAGATATCTTCATATAGGGACCGTTGGTAA
- a CDS encoding AAA family ATPase, with product MSREYVFPFSAVVGQEKVKQALLLNAVNPKIGGVLISGQKGTAKSTLVRGLSGLIAGMKVVDLPLNVTEDRLIGTIDIEKAIATGGKYFEPGILANADGNILYVDEVNLLSEYIVNSLLDTAQSGINVVEREGISCSHKAEFVLVGTMNPE from the coding sequence TATGTTTTCCCCTTTTCTGCGGTAGTGGGTCAGGAAAAAGTGAAGCAGGCGCTGCTCTTAAATGCCGTTAATCCTAAAATCGGTGGGGTTTTAATAAGCGGGCAGAAAGGTACTGCCAAGTCTACTTTGGTCAGGGGCTTGTCGGGGCTGATTGCGGGAATGAAGGTGGTTGACCTGCCTTTAAATGTGACGGAGGATCGTTTGATTGGGACCATCGATATTGAAAAAGCTATCGCTACTGGAGGTAAATATTTTGAACCAGGTATCCTGGCCAATGCAGATGGAAATATCCTTTATGTAGATGAGGTAAACCTGCTCAGTGAATATATTGTAAACAGTCTGCTGGATACTGCTCAATCGGGAATCAACGTGGTGGAAAGGGAGGGGATCTCCTGTTCCCACAAGGCGGAGTTTGTTTTGGTGGGGACTATGAATCCTGAATAA
- a CDS encoding vWA domain-containing protein produces MPGDKLIDLAFDATLRAAAVFQKSRKSSGSAIIIEKCDFREKVREKKIGNTLLFVVDASGSMGANQRMKATKTAILSLLNDAYQKRDMVGLVAFRNSSAEMLLGITRSVHLANKNLKELPTGGKTPLAAGLALGYEILKSRKVKDPDMVPVLVLVSDGRANVSLKGGDPVEEAKELGRKMRAEGINGLVIDSENDFIELGLAKELAEVMEARYYKLEDLRAQEIEGAVRSFLR; encoded by the coding sequence ATGCCGGGAGATAAGCTGATAGACCTGGCTTTTGACGCCACATTGAGAGCGGCAGCCGTATTTCAAAAGAGCAGAAAAAGCAGCGGCAGTGCTATTATCATTGAAAAATGTGATTTCAGAGAGAAAGTCCGGGAAAAGAAAATCGGCAATACACTGCTGTTTGTGGTTGATGCCAGCGGTTCCATGGGAGCTAATCAACGTATGAAGGCTACCAAAACGGCTATTTTATCTCTTTTAAATGATGCCTACCAGAAAAGGGATATGGTAGGACTGGTGGCTTTTCGAAACAGTTCCGCGGAAATGTTGTTGGGAATTACCCGAAGCGTACATCTGGCCAACAAAAACTTAAAAGAGCTGCCCACGGGGGGAAAAACCCCTTTGGCTGCAGGGCTGGCTCTAGGGTATGAGATACTTAAATCTAGAAAAGTTAAAGATCCTGACATGGTGCCGGTGTTGGTTTTGGTGTCCGACGGAAGGGCCAACGTATCCCTGAAGGGGGGAGATCCGGTGGAGGAGGCTAAAGAACTGGGTAGAAAAATGAGGGCTGAAGGGATTAATGGATTGGTTATCGACAGTGAAAATGATTTTATTGAGTTGGGGCTGGCTAAAGAACTGGCAGAGGTGATGGAAGCTAGATACTATAAACTAGAGGATTTAAGGGCCCAGGAAATAGAAGGGGCCGTTAGAAGCTTTTTGAGATGA
- a CDS encoding ABC transporter ATP-binding protein translates to MIELQGVTKKFNSLTAVDNVDLFIEKGEVFGLLGPNGAGKTTIIRMLTTLARPTSGKVIINNLDLTRQLTGVKAQIGVVPQHINLDGDLTLWDNLELHGRLHKIPKQERSKRIEELMAFTQLEERARDRVMVLSGGMKRKLMIARAMFHRPQILFLDEPTVGLDAHSRRKIWVLIRKMNDLGLTVLLTTHYIEEAETLCSRVGLIDKGKLIALGTPEELRHQVGDVVIENIINGDTSYQFFPDRETAAKTAGELAGKVIIRESNLEDVFIKLTDHKVGE, encoded by the coding sequence TTGATTGAGTTACAGGGGGTTACCAAAAAATTTAATTCACTTACTGCAGTGGATAACGTAGATTTATTTATAGAAAAGGGTGAAGTATTTGGTTTGCTGGGCCCTAACGGGGCCGGCAAAACCACTATTATCCGGATGTTGACCACTCTGGCCCGCCCTACAAGCGGGAAGGTGATAATTAATAATTTGGACCTGACCCGTCAGCTGACCGGGGTTAAGGCACAGATTGGGGTGGTGCCCCAGCATATAAACCTGGACGGGGATTTAACCCTATGGGACAACCTGGAATTACATGGCCGGCTTCATAAGATTCCCAAGCAGGAGCGAAGTAAGCGAATTGAGGAACTTATGGCTTTTACCCAGCTGGAGGAAAGAGCCCGGGACCGGGTTATGGTCTTGTCCGGGGGAATGAAAAGAAAGCTGATGATTGCCAGAGCCATGTTTCACCGGCCTCAGATTCTGTTCCTGGATGAACCCACCGTGGGCTTGGATGCCCATTCCCGAAGAAAAATATGGGTTTTAATAAGGAAGATGAACGACCTGGGATTAACAGTGCTTCTAACCACTCACTATATCGAAGAAGCGGAGACTCTGTGCAGCCGGGTGGGATTAATTGATAAAGGGAAGTTGATTGCTCTGGGAACCCCGGAGGAGCTGAGGCACCAGGTAGGGGATGTGGTTATTGAAAATATTATAAATGGAGATACCAGCTATCAATTTTTCCCAGACCGGGAGACGGCAGCTAAAACTGCGGGAGAATTAGCAGGGAAGGTTATCATCCGGGAATCTAATCTGGAAGACGTTTTCATAAAATTGACGGATCATAAGGTGGGTGAATAA
- a CDS encoding cob(I)yrinic acid a,c-diamide adenosyltransferase produces the protein MYFFQFGKGCPYSSMIRSGFMHCGDCEGDCFNSQSNVEEKREHALMVYEFSREVLTGGKYDLVILDEFGNALRFDLLKVSHGLELIKLKPSRVELVFTGRGIPPELIEAADLVSENNAVKHPLKSGVKSRRGIEY, from the coding sequence TTGTATTTTTTTCAGTTCGGCAAGGGCTGTCCTTACTCCTCCATGATTCGCAGCGGGTTTATGCACTGCGGTGATTGTGAGGGGGACTGTTTTAACAGCCAGAGCAATGTGGAGGAAAAGAGAGAGCATGCCCTGATGGTTTATGAATTTTCTCGGGAGGTTCTAACCGGAGGAAAATACGATCTGGTTATCCTGGACGAATTTGGAAATGCCCTGAGATTTGACTTGCTGAAGGTTTCCCACGGCCTGGAACTGATTAAACTAAAACCGTCCAGGGTTGAGCTGGTCTTTACCGGCAGAGGGATACCTCCGGAATTAATTGAAGCAGCGGACCTGGTTTCAGAAAACAATGCGGTGAAACATCCTTTAAAAAGTGGGGTTAAGAGCCGTCGGGGAATAGAGTATTAG